A single genomic interval of Rosistilla ulvae harbors:
- a CDS encoding PhoPQ-activated pathogenicity-related family protein has product MKWICSLLFLFPLLFQAVCCGQDVATEMSLAEMVMQRDDAYGWEICDRGQISDCEYLQLHLTSQRWQGVTWQHTLIVILPPQVDPQQNNALMLIDGGRWKESWNENGPGALPLPETAKLMAVMARDLKSPVAIIRQVPFQPMMGGLHEDALIAMTLKKYYETEDRSWPLLPAMARAASRALDAVTEVAEQEWKLKLDSFTVTGASKRGWTTYLLGATDPRVKAIAPMVIDMLNMEPQMKHQLAAWGAYSPQIEDYTKLGLQKSIGTPAGNELMQMIDPYTQREKLKMPKLVILGTNDPYWPVDAQQFYFEDLPKPRTLLNIPNNGHGLKDISRMIGSISALHRSMITKTPLPTLQSQCIDQAGSTAIVASSDKSPSRVYGWIARSKSRDFRDARWHAKALSAESDGTWRLPLAKPDEGYVVGMIEAQYDGPTTFPLSITTMVQVLPGLKVTTASGAQ; this is encoded by the coding sequence ATGAAATGGATTTGTAGTTTGTTGTTTTTGTTCCCGCTGCTGTTTCAAGCCGTCTGTTGTGGGCAGGACGTCGCCACCGAGATGTCGCTCGCCGAGATGGTGATGCAGCGCGATGATGCTTACGGATGGGAGATCTGCGATCGCGGACAGATTTCCGATTGCGAGTACTTGCAACTGCATTTGACGTCACAGCGTTGGCAGGGCGTGACGTGGCAACATACGTTGATCGTGATCCTACCGCCGCAGGTCGACCCTCAGCAGAACAACGCCCTGATGCTGATCGATGGAGGACGTTGGAAGGAGAGCTGGAATGAAAACGGTCCCGGCGCGTTGCCGCTGCCCGAGACGGCGAAGTTGATGGCGGTGATGGCTCGCGATCTGAAGTCTCCCGTCGCGATCATCCGCCAGGTGCCGTTTCAGCCGATGATGGGCGGACTGCACGAGGATGCATTGATCGCCATGACGTTGAAGAAGTACTACGAGACGGAGGACCGATCATGGCCGCTGCTGCCCGCCATGGCGCGAGCCGCATCGCGGGCGTTGGACGCGGTGACCGAAGTCGCGGAACAGGAATGGAAGCTGAAACTCGATTCGTTCACCGTTACCGGAGCCAGCAAGCGCGGTTGGACGACGTATCTGTTGGGAGCGACCGATCCTCGCGTCAAAGCGATCGCACCGATGGTGATCGACATGTTGAACATGGAACCGCAGATGAAACATCAACTGGCCGCCTGGGGCGCTTATTCGCCGCAGATCGAAGACTACACAAAGCTCGGTTTACAGAAATCGATCGGCACGCCGGCTGGGAACGAATTGATGCAGATGATCGATCCCTACACTCAGCGGGAAAAACTGAAGATGCCGAAGCTGGTCATATTGGGGACCAACGATCCCTATTGGCCTGTCGATGCTCAGCAGTTCTACTTCGAAGATCTTCCCAAGCCGCGGACGCTGTTAAACATCCCCAATAACGGTCATGGTCTGAAAGACATCTCGCGGATGATCGGTTCGATCTCGGCTCTGCATCGCAGCATGATCACCAAGACCCCGCTGCCAACGCTGCAGTCGCAGTGCATCGACCAAGCGGGAAGCACCGCGATCGTTGCCAGCAGCGACAAATCGCCGAGCCGCGTTTACGGTTGGATCGCGCGATCGAAGAGCCGCGATTTCCGTGACGCCCGCTGGCACGCGAAAGCGTTGTCGGCCGAATCCGATGGAACGTGGCGGCTGCCGTTGGCAAAGCCCGACGAGGGCTATGTGGTCGGGATGATCGAAGCTCAATACGACGGTCCGACGACCTTTCCGCTGTCGATCACAACAATGGTGCAGGTATTGCCTGGCTTGAAAGTAACGACCGCCAGCGGCGCGCAATGA